The Bosea beijingensis genome contains the following window.
ACGCCGATCGCCGCCAGCGCTACGCTCGTCTCGATGCGATAGCCCTGCCAGAGCACGGAAACCTCGCCCGGCCGGTCGGCGAGCCAGACGGCGCCGAAGGCAAGGCAGGCGAAGACGGCGAGGTAGACGAGAACGCGAACCATGAACCCTCAACCCTCCGTCAGCCGGCCACGCCGAGCGCCGCGACCGCATCCTGCGCAATTTTGGCGATCGCCGCATCCGCCGCGGCACGCTTCTGCAGATCGGCACCGAACTCCGCACTGGCACGGCGCGCCGGCTCGGGCAACTGGCCCCAAAGCGCCGTAGCCTTGACGATATCGCCGGCAGCGATGGCGCCTTCGATCCGGATCGGCAACGTCGCGGGATCGGTCGAGCCGCTATCGCCGACCGGGCGCACCGTGACGACGCGGCTCGCCAGCGCCAGCAGCTTGTCGCTCCAGCTCTCGGAAGCCGGCATCACCTCGCGCTGGAACATCGCGCCATGCTTGCGGAAGCCCGCCTGCAGGGTCTCGCGCGTCGGCGCGCCGCCCGTAGCGACGGCCGCCAGAGCGGCGACATCCGCCTGCGCCACGCCGCTTTTCGTCAGCGCCGCGATATCGCCGGCGAAAGGACGCCCGCCGGCAAGCGCACGCTGCACCCGCTCGGCCAGAACGATCCGCGCCGCCGCCATCGCTTCGGGGCTCGCTCCGGATGCAGCCTTCGCCTGTGTCTCGACAGTCCCGAGCCGCCCGGCGATCTGGTCGAGGCGCTGACCGATGGCGGTCGCCGCCGCCTCGGCCCTCTGGGCCTGCGCGGTGAGAGCGCTCGTATCCGGCGCCTGCGCATTCCCCAGCGAAGCGAGCTTCGCCGTCACCGCCTGCAATTCGGAACCGGCCTTCGCCGCCGCTTCCGTCGCAGCGGCCGCCTTGCGGTCAGCCGCGGCAGCACCAGCCTGCAAGCTCTCGATCCGGCTGCGCAATTCGGCAATCGCCTCGGTATTTCCCGACGGGCCCGACCTGGTCAGGGCATAGCTGACGAGCGCCCCGCCGATCACGCCACCGACGAGCCCGGCCGCAGCCACCGCAAGCCAGGGTGTGCGGGTCGGAATCTCGCGTTCGGCGGACGGGCGCAGCGGCTCGACCGGCGGCGGCGAGAATTCCTGCGGCAGCGCTTCGGTCGGTGCGAGCGCTTCCGGGGAAGGTGTCGCGGCTTCCGTATTCTCAACGGTTTCCGACGAGACCGCCTTCAGCTCGACGGTCGGCGGCGTGCGTTGCAGGCTGCCGCGCGGTTCCGGTCGGGCCGCATCTAACAGATGTTCGCGCGCCGAGACCTGCTGGAGCGCCGCCAGCATCCCGGCTTCCTCCGGATGCTCGGCGACCAGGATCGTGCTGGCGCCGGCCGAGATCAGCGGCGAGGCGACATCGGCCGAAAGCGCGACATGGGTGAGCTCGAGCGCCTCGTCGGCCACATTGGCGGCCTGCGCCAGCGCGATGAAGGTCCGCGCCCCGCGCGCCGAGTAGTGCAGCGCCGCACCGCCGCCGCCATGCCGCAAAGCAGCCTGCGTATCCTCGGGCAGGACCGAAACCGGCTCGGCCGCATAGGCGGTCCAGAGCGTCACCTCGTAGCCGGCTTCGCGCAGGCGGTCCGGCACATCCTCCTTGCGGTCGCGCCCGACGATCATCAGGAGCTTCGCCGGGGTCGGAAGGGTCCGCGTGATCAACTCGATCAGGTCGTTGCGGTCGCCATCGGCGCTGCGGGTGTCGTCGAGCCCGGCCTCGCGCACCTTCGCCGCAGTCCGGCTCCCGACCGTGAAGACCGGCAGGTCCCGCCAGCTCGCAGGGCCATCGGCCAGCGCCGGCACGCCGTTGCCGCTGGTCAGCACAAGCGCGTCGAAGGCGCCCTCAGGTGCGGCCTCCGAAAGGCGGACAACCTCGAAGAGCGGCGCGACCACCGGCTCGAAGCCGTGCTCGGCGATGGCGCGCGCGGTCCGCTCGGCATCGGGGCGGGGACGAAAAACGAAGACGCGCATTCACAGCTCCTGACAAAACCGGCGGCGACCGCAGGACGATCCGCGAACCGTGCAGCATTCCGCGATCACGCTGCATTGAGGCGGAACAATGATCCTGCCCATGCCGTCTCCTTTTTCCGTTCCTGCCGTCGTGGCCGCCAAGGCGCATGTTGCGACGCGCCTCTTGGCCTTGCGCCCCCTCGCGCACTATACGAAGGAATTGCCGGCACGGAACCGCCGGACGGCACTTCTGGATCCTGATCCCTCATTCCGCGAGACAAGTCGACCGATCATGCGTGTACTGGGGATAGAGACGACCTGCGACGAAACGGCAGCCGCGATCGTCTCCGTCGAGCGTTCCGGCGAGAGCAAGATCCTGTCGAACGAGGTGCTGAGCCAGATCGCCGCACATGCCGCCTATGGCGGCGTGGTGCCGGAGATCGCGGCCCGCGCCCATGTCGAGGCGATCGACCGCATCATCGCCCGCGCCTTCGCCAATGCCGAATTGAGGCCGGACGATATCGACGCCGTCGCGGCAGCCGCCGGCCCCGGCCTCGTCGGCGGCGTCATGGTCGGCCTCACGGCCGGCAAGGCGATCGCGCTCGCCACCGGAAAGCCCTTCATCGCGATCAACCATCTCGAGGCGCATGCCCTGACGGCGCGCCTCACCGACGATCTCGCCTTTCCCTATCTGCTGCTGCTCGTCTCCGGCGGGCACACCCAGCTCCTCGCCGTGCGTGGCGTCGGCGATTATCTCAAGCTCGGCGGCACCATCGACGATGCTGTCGGCGAGGCCTTCGACAAGATCGCCAAGATGCTGGCCCTGCCCTATCCCGGCGGCCCCTCGGTCGAGCGTGAGGCCGCCAAGGGTGACCCCGAGCGCTTCGATTTCCCGCGCCCGATGCAGGGCAGGCCGAGCCCGGATTTCTCGCTCTCCGGCCTCAAGACCGCCGTACGCCTCGTCGCCGAGCGAATCGCGCCACTCTCGGACAATGACGTCGCCGATCTCTGCGCCTCCTTCCAGGCGGCCGTCGTAGACGTGATGGTCGACCGCACCCGCGCCGGCCTGCGCGCCTGCCGCGAAGCCGGCATCACACCCTCGACGCTGGTCGTCGCCGGCGGCGTCGCCGCCAATCAGGCGATCCGCAGCGGGCTCAGTCGCCTCGCGACCGAGGCCGGCCTGCCCATGGTCGCCCCGCCGCTGGCGCTCTGCGGCGACAATGGCGCGATGATCGCCTGGGCCGGGCTGGAACGTCTCAGGCTCGGTCTTGTCGACGACATGAGCGCCGTCGCCCGCCCGCGCTGGCCGCTCGACGAACTCTCGGTCGCGCCCTCGACCGCCGCATGAGCCCTCGCGTCGCCTATCGCAGCATCGGCGTCGTCGGCGCCGGCGCCTACGGAACCGCGCTGGCGCTGGCCGCAGCCCGCGCCGGACGCGAAGTCCGGCTCTGGGCGCGCGATGCCCAGACCATCGCAGCCATCGAACAGACGCGGCAGGCGCCGAAGCTCCCTGGCATCGACCTGCCTCAGGCCATCGGCGCAACAAGCTCTCTCGACGCTCTCTCCGATTGCGATGCCCTGATCGTCGCTGTGCCGACGCAGGCCTTGCGCTCAGCCTGTGAAGGGTTGGCCGGAGCCTTGCCGCCGCGCGTGCCGGTGATCTCCGCCGCCAAGGGTATCGAGCAGACGAGTGGCCGCTTCGCGACCGAGATCATCGAGCAGGCCTGGCCAGGCACGGCCGCCGCGATCCTTTCCGGCCCGAGCTTCGCCGCCGATATCGGGCGCGGGCTCCCCACCGCCGTGACGCTCGCGGCGGGCGATCCCGCTCTGGCGCAGGCGCTGGCCGAGGCGCTGAGCTCGCCGGCCTTCCGTATCTACCATTCCGTCGACATCCGTGGCGTCGAGATCGGCGGCGCGGCCAAGAACGTGCTCGCCATCGCGGCCGGCATCGCGGTCGGGCTCGGGCTTGGCGAGAGTGCCCGCGCCGCGCTGGTCGCGCGCGGCTTCGCCGAACTGCGCCGCTTCGGCGAGGCTTATGGCGCCGATCCCGAGACGCTGATGGGCCTGTCCGGTCTCGGCGACGTCGTGCTGAGCTGCGCCTCGCCGCAATCGCGCAATTTCTCCTATGGTCTGGCGCTGGGCCAGGGCCGGAGCCCGGACGAAGCTGCCGGCGGCAAGCTGGCCGAGGGCGCCTTCACGGCCTCCGTCCTCGTCGAAATGGCGCGGGCAAAACAGATCGAAACACCGATCGCCGAGGCCGTGGCCGCGATCATCACCGGCGATGTCGGCGTGCGCGATGCGGTCGCTGCATTGCTGGCCCGGCCGATCCGGGCGGAGTGAGGGAGGAGAGCATGGCGGGAGACTGGTCCGACCTGACGAAGCGCGTCGCGCGCGGCATCGCCGAGGTCAAGAAGACGACGGGCTCGGAGCTCGTCGCCGAGAGCGGCCCCGTGCCATTGGCCGGCCGCATCGCGAGCCCGGTGATCCAGCATCGCAAGCGCCGGACCGAGGGCACTCATCGCTTCGTGCTGATCCTGCCCTTCGGCGAGGGCGAGGTCCGCGTCGAGCTCGACCCCAAGGATTACGCCGCGCTGACCCGTGAGATGGTGCGGTTCTGGAACGAACAGGGCGAGGCGGCCTCGCAGCCGCCGGTGCCGCTCAAGGAGGACGAGACCTGATGGCTCACTGGCTGATCAAATCCGAACCATCCGTCTGGTCCTGGGACGACCAGGTCAAGGCCGGCGCGAAGGGCACGCATTGGGACGGGGTGAAGAACCACACCGCCAAGCTCAACCTGATGGCGATGAAGCAGGGCGACCAGGTCTTCTTCTACCACTCCAACGAGGGGCTCGAGGTCGTCGGCATCGTCGAGGTCATCAAGGAAGCCTATAACTGGATCCCCGGCGAACCCTGGGTCCTCGTCGACTTCAAGGCGGTGAAGCCCTTGCCCAAGCCGGTCACGCTCGCTGCGGTCAAGGCCGAGCCGACACTCGCCAAGATGGCGCTGGTCACCTCTTTCCGTCTCTCGGTCCAGCCGGTGACGGACGCGGAATGGGACATCGTCTGCAAGATGGGCGGGCTCTGAACGCTCATACACGATAATAGCGCGCGAAAGGCAGGTATCCCGCCAGCGCGCGCGGCCGATACGGCAGCATCTCATCGAGAACTGGCACGCTGGCCGCCTGCAGACGCGGCTCGACGGCATCAGCCATCCGCACCGGCTGCGGCTGGAAATCGTGCAGCACGAACGCCTCCCGCGTGCCCTCGCTCCAGGGCAGCCGGGAGGTCTTGCGCTCGTCATGCTGGCGGCCGAGTGCATCCGGCCGCAATCCCGCGATCAGCCCCGGCTCGACGACGAGCGGATGCGCGATCGCCTGCGCCTCGGCGATCATCCAGCCGAGCGATAGATCGGACAGCCCCATCTTCAAGCCGTAGCCGCCGCCGATATCGGTATGCACGCCGGCAAACCAGACCTGCCTGATCTGCCCGGATGGCGCCTGCCGCTCGTCCCAGAGCTCGGGTGCGAAGACCTGCCGGTTCTCGTCGATAGCCAGCACGTGGCGGCCATGGGCGACCTGCCGGTTGAGAATCGCATCGTGGAACTTGTGGCGGCCCGGCAGGCTACCGATCCCCGGAAACCCAAGCGCCCTGACGGTATCCCAGACGCCGATGAAGAAGGGCGGCACCGGCTGCGTGCCATGGCGCTGGCGGAATGCCGCCGCAGCCTCGGCCCGCGCGTTGGCGTCCTTGATCATGTAGACGTCCTTGACCGCACTCGTGGCCAAGGCTCTGACCTCCTCCGCCTTGATCGCGTCGCTGAATCCGTCCCACCGCGTCACATCAGCAAAACCGCCCGGTACGCCGCAGAGCGCCAGCACCCCGCCGAGGCTGCGGACGGTATAGGCGCCGCGGCTGAAGCCGAACAGGAAGACCCGGTCGCCCGGCCTGTACGCGCAGAGCAGTGCCGCATAGCAGTCGATGATGTTGTCGGTGATGCCGTAGCCGGTCGCTTGCGCCAGCAGATCCTTGAAGCGCCGGAACGGCCCGCGAATCTCGCCCTCGTCCGGATTGGAGCCGAGGCCGGGATCGTAGAAGCAGATCTGCCCGGCGCCGCCCGCCTCGCGCGTCGCCATGAACAGGCGATAGACATTCGTCCAGTTGATCGGGTTGGCGCCGCCGGCCTGCCCCGTTCCATCCGAGAAAATGCCGATATTGCGCGCCATGTGGCCTCCCAGAGGCCTATCCTACCATTGGATGAGGCCAACTGGGGATGTTTTGGCGCCTCGCCATGCCCCGAACGCCGGTCCCTGCCACGAAAGTGCGATGCACAATGGGTTGCCGCGCCGCGCGCGCATCCTATGATGCGTCGAAATCGAAGAAGCGATGTCCGCCGCGCCCATCCATGAGGCGGACCAGCGCAACACAGACGGCCCAAGTCTGGGGAGACGCCCGAATGTCCGAGATCATCTACGACGTCCCGACCTCCTGGGCGAAAAAGGCCTGGGCGACCGACGCCAAGTACAAGAAGATGTACGCGGCCTCGATCAAGGACCCCGACAAGTTCTGGGGCGAGCATGGGCAGCGGATCGACTGGTTCAAGCCCTATACCAAGGTCAGGAACGCCAGCTACAAGCCGGGCAAGGTCTCGATCAAATGGTTCGAGGACGGCACGACCAACGTCGCCCATAACTGCATCGACCGGCATCTCGCGACCCGCGCCAAGCAGACGGCGATCATCTGGGAAGGCGACGACCCCTCCGAGTCGAAGAAGATCACCTACGGCCAGCTCTATACCGAGGTCTGCAAGTTTGCGAACGTCCTCAAGGCCAACGGCGTCAAGAAGGGCGATCGCGTCACCATCTATCTGCCGATGATCCCGGAGGCGGCCTATGCGATGCTGGCCTGCGCCCGCATCGGCGCCGTCCATTCGGTGGTGTTCGGCGGCTTCTCGCCGGATTCGCTGGCGAGCCGCATCGAGGATTCCGATTCGAAGATCGTGATCACCGCCGATGAAGGCTTGCGCGGCGGCCGCGCCGTCCCGCTCAAGAAGAATGTCGACACCGCCGACGACAAGGTGAAGGGCGGCATCGGCACCGTCATCGTCGTCAAGCGTACCGGCGGCAATGTCACCATGAAGGACGGCCGCGACCTCTGGTATCATGACGAGGCCGCCAAGGTCTCCGGCCATTGCCCGCCGGCCGAGATGAAGGCGGAAGACCCGCTCTTCCTGCTCTACACCTCGGGCTCGACCGGCAAGCCGAAGGGCGTGCTGCATACCAGCGCCGGCTATCTCGTCTACGCCTCGATCACCCACCAGTATGTCTTCGACTACCATGACGGCGACATCTACTGGTGTACGGCCGATGTCGGCTGGGTGACCGGCCACA
Protein-coding sequences here:
- a CDS encoding uroporphyrinogen-III synthase; this encodes MRVFVFRPRPDAERTARAIAEHGFEPVVAPLFEVVRLSEAAPEGAFDALVLTSGNGVPALADGPASWRDLPVFTVGSRTAAKVREAGLDDTRSADGDRNDLIELITRTLPTPAKLLMIVGRDRKEDVPDRLREAGYEVTLWTAYAAEPVSVLPEDTQAALRHGGGGAALHYSARGARTFIALAQAANVADEALELTHVALSADVASPLISAGASTILVAEHPEEAGMLAALQQVSAREHLLDAARPEPRGSLQRTPPTVELKAVSSETVENTEAATPSPEALAPTEALPQEFSPPPVEPLRPSAEREIPTRTPWLAVAAAGLVGGVIGGALVSYALTRSGPSGNTEAIAELRSRIESLQAGAAAADRKAAAATEAAAKAGSELQAVTAKLASLGNAQAPDTSALTAQAQRAEAAATAIGQRLDQIAGRLGTVETQAKAASGASPEAMAAARIVLAERVQRALAGGRPFAGDIAALTKSGVAQADVAALAAVATGGAPTRETLQAGFRKHGAMFQREVMPASESWSDKLLALASRVVTVRPVGDSGSTDPATLPIRIEGAIAAGDIVKATALWGQLPEPARRASAEFGADLQKRAAADAAIAKIAQDAVAALGVAG
- the tsaD gene encoding tRNA (adenosine(37)-N6)-threonylcarbamoyltransferase complex transferase subunit TsaD, encoding MRVLGIETTCDETAAAIVSVERSGESKILSNEVLSQIAAHAAYGGVVPEIAARAHVEAIDRIIARAFANAELRPDDIDAVAAAAGPGLVGGVMVGLTAGKAIALATGKPFIAINHLEAHALTARLTDDLAFPYLLLLVSGGHTQLLAVRGVGDYLKLGGTIDDAVGEAFDKIAKMLALPYPGGPSVEREAAKGDPERFDFPRPMQGRPSPDFSLSGLKTAVRLVAERIAPLSDNDVADLCASFQAAVVDVMVDRTRAGLRACREAGITPSTLVVAGGVAANQAIRSGLSRLATEAGLPMVAPPLALCGDNGAMIAWAGLERLRLGLVDDMSAVARPRWPLDELSVAPSTAA
- a CDS encoding NAD(P)H-dependent glycerol-3-phosphate dehydrogenase, with amino-acid sequence MSPRVAYRSIGVVGAGAYGTALALAAARAGREVRLWARDAQTIAAIEQTRQAPKLPGIDLPQAIGATSSLDALSDCDALIVAVPTQALRSACEGLAGALPPRVPVISAAKGIEQTSGRFATEIIEQAWPGTAAAILSGPSFAADIGRGLPTAVTLAAGDPALAQALAEALSSPAFRIYHSVDIRGVEIGGAAKNVLAIAAGIAVGLGLGESARAALVARGFAELRRFGEAYGADPETLMGLSGLGDVVLSCASPQSRNFSYGLALGQGRSPDEAAGGKLAEGAFTASVLVEMARAKQIETPIAEAVAAIITGDVGVRDAVAALLARPIRAE
- a CDS encoding EVE domain-containing protein; translated protein: MAHWLIKSEPSVWSWDDQVKAGAKGTHWDGVKNHTAKLNLMAMKQGDQVFFYHSNEGLEVVGIVEVIKEAYNWIPGEPWVLVDFKAVKPLPKPVTLAAVKAEPTLAKMALVTSFRLSVQPVTDAEWDIVCKMGGL
- a CDS encoding DUF2235 domain-containing protein, with protein sequence MARNIGIFSDGTGQAGGANPINWTNVYRLFMATREAGGAGQICFYDPGLGSNPDEGEIRGPFRRFKDLLAQATGYGITDNIIDCYAALLCAYRPGDRVFLFGFSRGAYTVRSLGGVLALCGVPGGFADVTRWDGFSDAIKAEEVRALATSAVKDVYMIKDANARAEAAAAFRQRHGTQPVPPFFIGVWDTVRALGFPGIGSLPGRHKFHDAILNRQVAHGRHVLAIDENRQVFAPELWDERQAPSGQIRQVWFAGVHTDIGGGYGLKMGLSDLSLGWMIAEAQAIAHPLVVEPGLIAGLRPDALGRQHDERKTSRLPWSEGTREAFVLHDFQPQPVRMADAVEPRLQAASVPVLDEMLPYRPRALAGYLPFARYYRV